In one window of Pseudoalteromonas sp. GCY DNA:
- the katG gene encoding catalase/peroxidase HPI: MNKKQNTPSICPFAHGANTSSEHIEHQWWPNSLNLDILHQHDTKTDPMDANFDYKTAFKSLDYQALKKDLEQLMTDSQPWWPADWGHYGGLMIRMAWHAAGSYRVADGRGGANTGNQRFAPLNSWPDNGNLDKARRLLWPIKRKYGNRISWADLIVLAGNVAYESMGFKTFGFAGGREDIWHPEKDTYWGSEKEWLAPSNNPNSRYSGERDLENPLAAVMMGLIYVNPEGVDGNPDPLKTAEDMRVTFARMAMNDEETVALTAGGHTVGKAHGNGNADELGPAPEGADLHEQGFGWMNHSSRGIGSDTVTSGIEGAWTTNPTQWDNGYFYLLFTYEWEQTKSPAGAWQWQPINIKEEDKPVDAEDPSKRRMPMMTDADMALKMDPAYRKISEKFYADPDYFNDVFARAWFKLTHRDLGPKSRYLGPEVPNEELLWQDPVPSVNYTLNDSEISALKQQILATNVTLSELVATAWDSARTFRYSDFRGGANGARIRLAPQKDWSGNEPERLAKVLVALETVQSNFTPTVSMADLIVLGGCAAVEQAAKNAGVSIQVPFTAGRGDATDEQTDIESFNVLEPVHDGFRNWQKQHYSVKPEEMLLDRAQLMGLTAKEMTVLIGGMRVLGTNHGQTSHGVFTDNVGTLSNDFFVNLTDMAYRWEPAGENLYEIRTRDTNTVKWTATRVDLVFGSNSILRAYAEVYAQDDSKEKFVRDFVDVWTKVMNADRFDLK; this comes from the coding sequence ATGAATAAGAAGCAAAACACACCATCGATTTGTCCTTTTGCACATGGTGCAAATACGTCGTCAGAGCATATTGAGCACCAATGGTGGCCAAATAGCCTGAACCTAGACATATTGCATCAGCACGATACAAAAACCGATCCGATGGATGCCAATTTTGATTACAAGACCGCATTTAAAAGTCTTGATTATCAAGCCCTGAAAAAAGATCTCGAACAACTCATGACAGATTCGCAGCCATGGTGGCCCGCCGATTGGGGACACTATGGCGGATTAATGATCCGAATGGCATGGCATGCCGCAGGTAGTTATCGTGTTGCGGATGGTCGCGGGGGCGCAAATACGGGTAATCAGCGCTTCGCCCCACTAAACAGCTGGCCAGACAACGGAAACTTAGATAAAGCCCGGCGTTTACTTTGGCCGATTAAAAGGAAGTACGGCAATCGTATTTCTTGGGCCGATTTAATCGTGCTGGCGGGCAACGTTGCTTATGAGTCAATGGGATTCAAAACCTTTGGCTTTGCCGGTGGCCGAGAAGATATCTGGCATCCAGAAAAAGACACCTACTGGGGCAGCGAAAAAGAATGGCTGGCCCCCTCAAATAATCCAAATAGCCGTTACAGCGGTGAGCGCGACTTAGAAAATCCGCTTGCAGCCGTGATGATGGGCTTGATCTACGTTAATCCCGAGGGCGTAGACGGCAACCCAGATCCACTAAAAACGGCTGAAGATATGCGTGTTACCTTCGCTAGAATGGCAATGAACGATGAAGAAACCGTTGCACTAACCGCTGGCGGACACACTGTGGGTAAAGCGCACGGAAATGGCAACGCCGATGAGTTAGGCCCGGCGCCAGAAGGCGCGGACTTGCATGAACAGGGTTTTGGCTGGATGAATCACAGCTCGCGCGGCATTGGTTCTGATACGGTAACCAGTGGTATTGAAGGCGCTTGGACGACGAATCCAACCCAATGGGACAATGGCTACTTCTACTTGCTGTTCACTTACGAATGGGAGCAAACCAAAAGCCCTGCGGGTGCGTGGCAATGGCAGCCCATCAATATTAAAGAAGAAGATAAGCCTGTTGATGCAGAAGACCCATCTAAACGCCGTATGCCGATGATGACGGATGCTGATATGGCGCTCAAAATGGACCCAGCTTATCGTAAAATTTCAGAAAAGTTCTATGCCGATCCTGACTATTTTAACGATGTTTTTGCAAGAGCTTGGTTTAAGCTCACCCACCGTGATCTTGGCCCTAAAAGTCGTTACCTTGGCCCTGAAGTACCCAATGAAGAGCTACTTTGGCAAGACCCCGTACCAAGCGTTAACTACACCCTAAACGACAGTGAAATTAGCGCCCTTAAGCAACAAATTCTTGCCACTAATGTGACGCTTTCGGAGTTAGTTGCCACCGCGTGGGATAGTGCCAGAACGTTTAGATATTCCGATTTCAGAGGGGGTGCAAATGGTGCGAGGATCCGCCTAGCCCCGCAAAAAGATTGGTCTGGAAATGAGCCGGAGCGTCTAGCGAAAGTACTCGTGGCATTAGAAACCGTGCAAAGTAATTTTACGCCCACCGTAAGCATGGCTGATTTAATCGTATTGGGTGGCTGCGCTGCCGTTGAACAAGCGGCTAAAAATGCCGGTGTATCAATCCAAGTGCCTTTTACCGCTGGGCGGGGCGATGCCACAGACGAGCAAACCGATATTGAGTCATTTAACGTATTAGAACCTGTACATGATGGTTTTCGCAATTGGCAAAAACAGCACTACAGCGTAAAACCAGAAGAAATGCTGCTTGATAGAGCCCAACTGATGGGGCTTACAGCCAAGGAGATGACCGTGCTGATTGGCGGAATGCGCGTACTCGGCACCAATCACGGCCAAACATCGCATGGCGTATTTACCGATAACGTCGGCACCTTGAGTAATGACTTTTTCGTCAACTTGACCGATATGGCATATCGCTGGGAACCTGCTGGAGAGAACTTATATGAGATCAGAACGCGCGACACTAACACGGTAAAATGGACCGCGACTCGCGTTGATCTCGTCTTTGGTTCTAATTCTATTTTGCGCGCTTACGCCGAAGTGTACGCACAAGATGATAGCAAAGAGAAGTTTGTCCGCGACTTTGTTGACGTATGGACAAAAGTAATGAATGCAGACCGATTTGACCTAAAATAA
- a CDS encoding S9 family peptidase, with amino-acid sequence MFKKSLIACTLLATLSACNQTTQQVDKPQTNQVVSDFKTYSAETFFDTTNIQGSAFRPDAQKILVTSDESGIYNLYEVDVKTGERAQITDATDSTYPIGYFPNDPRILFTRDNGGNERFHVFVRDENGHVKDLTPGEKVRAGFIGFTNDNNAFYVLSNQRDERFMDLYRFDAATYESELIYKNDKNLNVQQVSETDRYLALINAQGNKDSDLFLLDLLNPDTPLVEISNVAHEANFSASAFSKDDKYLYYGTDAHGEFYQNWRYEIATGKHTPYIEKNWDVRFLYFSDSNRYRVVGVNEDSSVKVTITDLKTGKDIKLPKLPAGSINSVNFSDDEKLMAFYLNSDTSPNNLYVWRVGSDEVKQLTSTLSDKINTEHLVESTIARFNSFDGLEVPGVLYKPKLASSTNKVPALVFVHGGPGGQSMTGYSALTQHLVNQGYAIFAVNNRGSSGYGKTFFHLDDKRHGEDDLQDIVWSKKYLQQLDWVDADRIGIMGGSYGGYMTAAALAFKPEEFKLGINIFGVTNWVRTLESIPPWWEAYRKSLYDELGDPATDKERLHRISPLFHAKNITKPLMVVQGANDPRVLQVESDELVEAVRSNNVPVKYVLFDDEGHGFSKKENRIEASQAYLDFLKKHL; translated from the coding sequence ATGTTTAAAAAATCACTCATTGCATGCACCTTGCTCGCCACGCTAAGTGCATGTAACCAAACTACTCAACAAGTTGATAAGCCGCAAACCAACCAAGTTGTCTCGGACTTTAAAACCTATTCAGCAGAAACTTTTTTTGATACCACAAATATTCAAGGCAGCGCGTTTCGCCCTGATGCACAGAAAATTTTGGTCACGTCTGACGAATCGGGAATATATAACCTCTATGAAGTTGACGTCAAAACCGGTGAAAGAGCACAAATAACCGATGCCACCGATTCAACCTACCCAATCGGATATTTTCCAAATGACCCCCGCATCTTATTCACGCGAGACAACGGTGGGAATGAGCGCTTTCATGTTTTTGTCCGTGACGAAAATGGCCACGTTAAAGATCTCACGCCAGGAGAAAAAGTGAGAGCCGGTTTTATCGGTTTTACTAACGATAACAACGCCTTTTACGTGTTAAGCAATCAGCGTGACGAGCGCTTTATGGATCTATATCGCTTTGATGCTGCCACCTACGAAAGTGAACTTATTTATAAAAATGACAAGAATTTAAATGTCCAACAGGTGAGTGAAACCGATCGCTACCTTGCACTTATCAATGCGCAAGGTAATAAAGACAGCGACTTATTCTTACTCGATTTACTAAATCCAGATACCCCACTAGTTGAGATCTCAAATGTGGCGCACGAAGCAAACTTTTCGGCTTCAGCATTTTCTAAAGACGACAAATATTTATATTATGGGACCGATGCCCATGGTGAATTTTATCAAAATTGGCGCTATGAAATCGCGACGGGTAAACACACGCCATACATAGAAAAAAACTGGGACGTGAGGTTCTTATATTTCTCCGATTCCAACCGCTATCGTGTTGTAGGGGTAAACGAAGACTCTAGCGTAAAAGTCACGATCACCGATCTTAAAACAGGCAAGGACATTAAACTACCTAAGCTCCCTGCAGGTAGTATCAACAGCGTTAACTTCTCCGATGACGAAAAGCTGATGGCTTTTTATTTAAATTCGGACACCTCGCCAAATAACTTGTATGTATGGCGTGTTGGCAGTGATGAAGTTAAGCAGTTGACCTCAACCTTGAGCGACAAAATCAATACCGAACATTTGGTCGAGAGCACCATCGCTCGCTTTAACAGTTTTGATGGTTTGGAGGTGCCAGGCGTACTCTACAAGCCAAAACTTGCTAGTTCGACAAATAAAGTGCCCGCGCTTGTATTTGTTCACGGAGGTCCCGGAGGCCAAAGCATGACGGGTTATAGTGCACTTACTCAGCACTTGGTCAATCAAGGGTATGCGATTTTCGCCGTAAACAACCGAGGCAGCTCTGGTTATGGTAAAACCTTCTTCCATTTAGACGACAAACGTCATGGTGAGGATGATTTACAAGACATCGTTTGGAGTAAAAAATATCTCCAACAGCTAGACTGGGTCGATGCTGATCGTATCGGCATAATGGGCGGGAGCTACGGTGGCTATATGACTGCAGCGGCACTGGCATTTAAGCCGGAAGAGTTCAAATTGGGGATCAATATCTTTGGTGTCACTAACTGGGTAAGAACCCTTGAGTCTATTCCACCATGGTGGGAAGCATATAGGAAGTCTCTATATGATGAGCTGGGCGATCCGGCTACAGATAAGGAGCGTTTGCATCGTATCTCGCCACTTTTCCATGCCAAAAATATCACTAAGCCATTGATGGTTGTGCAAGGTGCAAACGATCCTCGTGTACTTCAAGTGGAGAGTGATGAATTGGTCGAAGCCGTTCGCTCAAACAATGTGCCTGTCAAATATGTGTTATTTGACGATGAAGGGCATGGATTCTCGAAAAAGGAAAACCGTATTGAGGCCTCTCAAGCCTATCTCGACTTTCTTAAAAAGCACCTTTAA
- a CDS encoding LysR substrate-binding domain-containing protein, translated as MKSPPLKGLWYFKTAAELGSFKQAAEALFVTQAAVSQQIRTLEQQLGCMLFERQTRKVLLTQQGQDLLPYLHKAFGQMEMGLSTLKSDPNPNTINLSVLPSFATCWLLPRLASFNKALPDFQLRIDPTEQLADFNHDDIDIGIRFGFGNYPGLKSELIAEDELVLAYRPGLIDPNKPLREQLSKLNFIYDEGRDNQHAWLELNKQLGLSGHTFSNLKIDNAALVQQATVAGQGFSLLRRRLVNQSLELGQLEIYPDFAWLCEYRYFLVAPERHFAWPKLKAFRDWIVAELRSC; from the coding sequence ATGAAATCACCTCCACTCAAAGGACTTTGGTATTTTAAAACGGCAGCCGAACTAGGCAGTTTTAAGCAGGCGGCGGAAGCCTTATTCGTGACACAAGCCGCCGTCAGTCAACAGATAAGAACGCTTGAGCAACAGCTCGGCTGCATGTTGTTCGAGCGGCAAACAAGAAAGGTATTGCTAACTCAGCAAGGACAAGACTTGTTGCCATACTTACACAAGGCCTTTGGGCAAATGGAAATGGGTCTATCGACGTTAAAATCAGATCCTAACCCAAACACCATTAACCTGTCGGTTTTGCCTTCATTTGCTACTTGTTGGCTTTTGCCTAGATTGGCGAGCTTCAACAAAGCATTGCCAGACTTCCAGCTACGTATTGATCCCACCGAGCAACTCGCCGATTTTAACCACGACGATATCGATATTGGGATCCGCTTTGGATTTGGTAACTATCCGGGACTGAAAAGCGAACTCATCGCTGAAGATGAGTTAGTTCTTGCCTACCGTCCTGGATTAATTGACCCAAACAAACCGCTGCGAGAGCAGCTATCAAAGCTCAATTTTATTTATGACGAAGGTCGAGATAATCAACATGCGTGGCTGGAGCTAAACAAGCAGCTGGGTTTAAGTGGTCATACATTCAGTAATCTCAAAATTGATAATGCGGCATTGGTGCAGCAGGCAACGGTGGCAGGGCAGGGTTTTTCTTTGTTACGTAGACGTTTAGTGAATCAATCTTTAGAGCTTGGCCAGTTAGAAATCTATCCCGATTTTGCATGGTTATGTGAATATCGTTATTTCTTGGTCGCACCTGAGCGCCACTTTGCGTGGCCTAAATTAAAGGCGTTTCGGGATTGGATAGTTGCCGAGCTTAGATCGTGCTGA
- the lodB gene encoding lysine-epsilon-oxidase maturase LodB codes for MNGTHECDVLVIGAGPAGASTALNLLNHTDLSVILIEQSDLQKLRIGESVSASVFSVLDYLQIDRADFGLHCFTPTQGNSAFWGSDKSANRHAIFAPDRATYQINREIFDLTLLESTIQRGGTVFPRTKSKAITQLQDGRYSVGGSHPDYGQFTIICEYLVDASGRNSPIGKSLGAAVQQYDRLTGVGAFFKAKQGALEQLQLIESDEFGWWYSAALSNDMLVVTYFSDFELLSKQRLNRLAQWQVHLDSSKYMSRRVEAAKMMDENLWIRPAGSHFSSFAHLKNYLPVGDAACAFDPISSMGLGFAMTSGCQAAAIIGNTKTSQAFMHSSKVYQQDLARQFDHYLALKQQFYNKEKRWCDAPFWFKRQQLINQVA; via the coding sequence ATGAATGGTACTCACGAATGTGATGTGCTAGTAATTGGTGCTGGCCCTGCCGGGGCTAGCACCGCATTAAACTTGCTCAATCACACAGACCTATCGGTCATTTTAATCGAGCAGTCTGATTTACAAAAATTAAGAATTGGCGAAAGTGTATCTGCAAGTGTGTTTTCGGTATTGGACTATTTGCAGATAGACAGAGCGGATTTCGGTCTGCACTGTTTTACTCCAACTCAAGGTAACAGTGCGTTTTGGGGGAGTGATAAATCCGCTAATCGTCACGCGATTTTTGCACCAGACAGAGCAACCTATCAAATTAATCGCGAGATATTTGATCTAACCTTGCTCGAAAGCACGATCCAGCGCGGTGGTACGGTATTCCCTCGCACTAAAAGCAAAGCAATCACTCAGTTGCAAGACGGTCGTTATTCTGTGGGGGGGAGTCATCCTGACTATGGTCAGTTTACAATTATCTGCGAGTATCTTGTTGATGCGTCAGGGCGCAACTCGCCCATTGGCAAATCTCTAGGGGCGGCTGTCCAGCAATATGACAGACTCACAGGGGTTGGTGCTTTCTTTAAAGCAAAGCAAGGTGCGCTTGAGCAACTACAACTAATTGAAAGCGATGAATTTGGCTGGTGGTACAGTGCGGCACTTTCTAACGATATGTTAGTTGTAACGTATTTCAGTGATTTTGAATTGCTCTCAAAACAGCGCTTAAATCGTTTGGCGCAATGGCAAGTGCACCTAGATAGCAGTAAATATATGTCACGGCGGGTAGAGGCCGCAAAGATGATGGACGAAAACTTATGGATCCGACCTGCCGGAAGCCATTTTAGTAGCTTTGCTCATCTCAAGAATTATTTACCTGTGGGGGATGCGGCTTGTGCGTTTGACCCTATTTCCTCTATGGGATTAGGGTTTGCCATGACATCGGGGTGCCAAGCGGCAGCCATTATCGGCAATACCAAAACATCTCAAGCATTTATGCATAGCAGCAAGGTATATCAACAAGACTTAGCGCGTCAGTTTGATCATTATTTAGCGCTAAAGCAGCAGTTTTATAATAAGGAAAAACGTTGGTGTGATGCACCTTTTTGGTTCAAGCGGCAGCAACTTATCAATCAGGTTGCTTAG